In Triplophysa rosa linkage group LG7, Trosa_1v2, whole genome shotgun sequence, the following proteins share a genomic window:
- the coq7 gene encoding 5-demethoxyubiquinone hydroxylase, mitochondrial isoform X1 → MQRVAECAVRHARNCVYVNGVNGSVLCRRYSVLPPARDEEEKAMLDRMLRVDHAGEYGANRIYAGQMAILGRTQTGPLIQRMWDQEKKHLEKFNTILGEQRVRPTLLLPLWNITGFLLGACSALLGKEGAMACTVAVEESISEHYNSQIRALMEDDPERYTELLQIIKEFRDDELEHHDTGLEHDAESVPGYFFLKTFIQTGCKAAIYISQRV, encoded by the exons ATGCAGAGAGTGGCGGAGTGTGCTGTAAGACACGCGAGGAACTGTGTTTACGTAAACGGAG TAAATGGCTCCGTGTTATGTAGAAGATACAGTGTCCTTCCTCCAGCACGTGATGAAGAGGAGAAGGCCATGTTGGATAGGATGCTGAGGGTTGACCACGCAGGAGAGTACGGAGCCAATCGTATCTACGCTGGCCAGATGGCCATTCTCGGAAGAACTCAGACAGGGCCTCTAATCCAG CGTATGTGGGACCAAGAGAAAAAGCATTTGGAAAAGTTCAACACGATCCTGGGTGAGCAACGGGTTCGACCGACATTATTATTGCCGCTGTGGAATATCACAGGGTTTCTGCTAG GGGCCTGTTCCGCTCTTCTGGGTAAAGAAGGGGCTATGGCCTGTACGGTCGCAGTGGAGGAGAGCATCTCTGAGCACTACAACAGCCAAATCAGAGCGCTGATGGAGGACGACCCAGAGAGATATACAGAGTTACTGCAG ATCATTAAAGAGTTTCGTGATGATGAACTGGAGCATCATGACACAGGATTGGAGCATGATGCTGAATCT GTGCCGGGATATTTCTTTctgaaaacatttatacagactGGCTGTAAAGCTGCCATCTATATTTCTCAGCGTGTATAG
- the coq7 gene encoding 5-demethoxyubiquinone hydroxylase, mitochondrial isoform X2 translates to MLDRMLRVDHAGEYGANRIYAGQMAILGRTQTGPLIQRMWDQEKKHLEKFNTILGEQRVRPTLLLPLWNITGFLLGACSALLGKEGAMACTVAVEESISEHYNSQIRALMEDDPERYTELLQIIKEFRDDELEHHDTGLEHDAESVPGYFFLKTFIQTGCKAAIYISQRV, encoded by the exons ATGTTGGATAGGATGCTGAGGGTTGACCACGCAGGAGAGTACGGAGCCAATCGTATCTACGCTGGCCAGATGGCCATTCTCGGAAGAACTCAGACAGGGCCTCTAATCCAG CGTATGTGGGACCAAGAGAAAAAGCATTTGGAAAAGTTCAACACGATCCTGGGTGAGCAACGGGTTCGACCGACATTATTATTGCCGCTGTGGAATATCACAGGGTTTCTGCTAG GGGCCTGTTCCGCTCTTCTGGGTAAAGAAGGGGCTATGGCCTGTACGGTCGCAGTGGAGGAGAGCATCTCTGAGCACTACAACAGCCAAATCAGAGCGCTGATGGAGGACGACCCAGAGAGATATACAGAGTTACTGCAG ATCATTAAAGAGTTTCGTGATGATGAACTGGAGCATCATGACACAGGATTGGAGCATGATGCTGAATCT GTGCCGGGATATTTCTTTctgaaaacatttatacagactGGCTGTAAAGCTGCCATCTATATTTCTCAGCGTGTATAG